One genomic region from Muriicola soli encodes:
- the rseP gene encoding RIP metalloprotease RseP: MNPIVIQTIQFFMSLSLLIVLHELGHFIPAKLFKTRVEKFYLFFDIKYSLFKKKIGETVYGIGWLPLGGYVKIAGMIDESMDKEQMQEEPKPWEFRSKPSWQRLIIMLGGVTVNFILAVIIYIGMAYAYGDQFVPTDSLKDGVWVTEENIGDKLGIKTGDKILAVDGNTVESFNSLFLEIVNGNEITIERDGEIIEKEIPVDFISTLLEDEDKVRFLSPRVPFVIGNIPEVSANKDSGLELKDKVVAVGNDQISYFDEAKTILVKYAGQETILTVEREGRREQIPVVISDSATIGVNLGSLTFAQLEKEGYLRLETKEYSLAESIPAGIDKGVSTLTGYVKQLKKIFNPETGAYKGVGGFAAIGSMFPDTWNWPAFWNTTALISIILAFMNILPIPALDGGHVMFLLYEMVSGRKPSDKFMEYAQMTGFFLLIALLLFANGNDVYKAIFK, encoded by the coding sequence ATGAACCCAATCGTTATACAGACTATCCAATTCTTTATGAGTCTTTCCCTGCTCATCGTTCTGCACGAGTTGGGTCACTTTATTCCGGCAAAGCTCTTTAAGACCCGGGTTGAAAAATTTTACCTCTTTTTTGACATCAAATACTCCCTTTTTAAGAAGAAAATTGGGGAAACGGTGTATGGTATCGGTTGGCTGCCACTAGGGGGTTATGTGAAGATTGCCGGGATGATCGATGAGAGTATGGATAAGGAGCAGATGCAGGAAGAACCCAAACCCTGGGAATTCAGGAGCAAGCCTTCCTGGCAGCGACTAATCATAATGCTTGGTGGGGTAACTGTGAATTTTATCCTGGCCGTTATCATCTATATAGGTATGGCATACGCCTATGGAGACCAATTTGTGCCTACAGATAGTCTTAAGGATGGCGTTTGGGTAACAGAAGAAAATATTGGGGATAAACTCGGAATAAAAACGGGGGATAAGATCCTGGCTGTAGATGGAAATACGGTAGAGAGTTTTAATAGTTTATTCCTGGAGATCGTAAATGGTAATGAAATTACCATTGAAAGGGATGGGGAGATTATTGAAAAGGAGATCCCGGTCGATTTTATTTCTACTTTACTTGAGGATGAGGATAAAGTTCGTTTTTTAAGTCCGAGAGTGCCATTTGTAATTGGAAACATACCTGAAGTCTCTGCTAATAAGGATTCCGGACTTGAACTTAAGGACAAGGTAGTTGCTGTAGGTAATGATCAGATCAGCTACTTTGATGAGGCAAAGACTATTTTAGTCAAATATGCCGGCCAAGAAACAATCTTAACTGTGGAACGGGAGGGCAGAAGAGAACAAATACCTGTCGTGATCAGTGATTCGGCCACTATTGGGGTGAACCTTGGAAGTTTAACCTTTGCTCAACTAGAGAAAGAGGGATACCTTAGATTAGAAACCAAAGAATACAGCCTTGCGGAATCTATTCCGGCAGGAATTGATAAAGGGGTATCAACTTTGACCGGGTATGTAAAACAGCTTAAGAAAATATTTAATCCGGAAACCGGGGCTTACAAGGGAGTTGGTGGTTTCGCTGCCATAGGAAGTATGTTTCCCGATACCTGGAACTGGCCGGCATTCTGGAATACTACAGCACTTATCTCTATTATCCTGGCATTTATGAATATTCTTCCTATTCCCGCTTTGGATGGAGGACACGTGATGTTCTTACTTTACGAGATGGTCTCCGGAAGGAAACCAAGTGATAAGTTTATGGAATACGCCCAGATGACCGGATTTTTCCTTCTTATTGCCCTCTTATTGTTTGCTAATGGGAATGACGTATACAAGGCGATATTCAAATAG
- a CDS encoding ATP-binding protein — protein sequence MRLTLFFRIFCILIFCNVSGQEVYELDPAYPVHDLNRNLQVVADTSNLLSTEMLLHHDNMLKYTRANELPKFLEPNITYWGKLQIKALDTLLGWELHFQDIMIGPPAWTKSNGRVDVYAYVENQLLFHQVTGVEVPFSERANKESWILNSISLHELPIEETTTIIIRAQGNSFGYPPYFNLSARSPEQPYYHQINQFNNSFNTFMFGVTFIIFLFFLLQYLYLKDTVYFWFSLWLFFCTLTQAMTIGLLIDRLLSWRYPFWFISANGIFFTFWFFGRAFIGSKKKYPKLDKFILGLALFVLAEIVITALYVIFFNPKIYYIEPGIHFQLLNIYTLGSLILSLVLTFKKDRFSRYFGIGSFIASIFLVIGTLWSMGLIRPPFRLDPYVTGLFFQIVIYSFGMAYRSQKINVQIQNERLKAAQSLAEIQRMRDLDEVKTRFFANISHEFRTPLSLIHGPLQQAKKASIHPDDPILIGNRAYDVIKKNISRLQNLINQLLDLSKMESGAVQLKLQQGGLIQFLRSQVFSFESVAEQSNISLNTHFPQELPEAYYDKDKLEKILNNLLSNSFKYTSPGGAVSINVSNSDTILIIEISDTGNGMSKKDVDRIFDRFYRVEGTEVEGSGIGLALTKELVDLYNGQISVRSEKGRGTTFKIRIPIALSDLPGSVKIEKYAKELEPLNGVDQMESLNETMACEDVSDDGMEVVLLVEDNKDLLDFISEVLSSKYKIITAKDGLQGQRMAFEHIPDLIISDVMMPKKDGYELCNALKNNIKTSHIPIVMLTAKAGQANKLAGLTQGADAYLTKPFDSDELLLRAENLIASRKKIWEHFKNFELMEVKDLKLSSVDDTFLQKVIQVIKDNIDNDLLSVEDIASKVGFSRAQLHRKLKALTNKSAGQLVSEIRMNKARSMLQSKAGSVSEVAYSVGYSNLSYFTKSFKENSEYFPARFKIKKPPCLAACLIWLPLLGSNQGPSD from the coding sequence ATGAGACTCACATTGTTTTTCCGGATCTTCTGCATTTTGATCTTCTGTAATGTATCGGGACAGGAAGTTTATGAACTGGATCCGGCATACCCTGTTCATGATCTCAATAGAAACTTGCAGGTAGTTGCCGACACCTCAAATCTGCTGTCGACAGAAATGCTTTTGCACCATGACAATATGTTGAAGTATACTCGCGCAAATGAGTTGCCTAAATTTCTTGAGCCGAATATCACTTACTGGGGAAAGCTTCAAATAAAGGCGCTCGACACCCTGCTGGGATGGGAATTACATTTCCAGGATATTATGATAGGCCCCCCTGCGTGGACAAAAAGTAATGGCAGGGTAGACGTTTATGCCTATGTTGAAAACCAATTGTTATTCCATCAGGTAACAGGAGTAGAAGTTCCTTTTAGCGAAAGGGCCAACAAAGAAAGCTGGATTTTAAACAGTATTAGTCTCCATGAATTACCCATTGAAGAAACTACTACGATAATTATTAGAGCACAGGGTAATAGTTTTGGATATCCCCCATATTTCAATTTAAGCGCTCGAAGCCCTGAACAGCCCTATTATCATCAAATCAATCAATTCAATAACAGTTTTAACACCTTTATGTTTGGGGTAACTTTTATCATTTTTTTGTTTTTCCTTTTACAATACCTCTATTTAAAGGATACTGTTTACTTCTGGTTTTCGCTGTGGTTGTTTTTTTGTACCCTCACACAAGCCATGACCATAGGATTGCTCATAGATCGATTACTCTCATGGAGATATCCATTCTGGTTCATCTCTGCCAATGGTATCTTCTTTACGTTTTGGTTCTTTGGACGGGCCTTTATAGGATCAAAAAAGAAATATCCAAAACTCGATAAATTCATATTGGGGTTGGCCTTATTCGTCCTTGCAGAAATCGTAATTACTGCATTGTATGTCATTTTTTTCAATCCAAAAATATATTATATCGAACCAGGCATCCATTTTCAGCTCTTAAATATTTACACGCTGGGAAGTTTAATCTTGTCCTTGGTATTGACCTTTAAGAAAGATCGTTTTTCGAGATACTTCGGGATTGGTTCCTTTATTGCAAGTATCTTTTTAGTGATCGGCACCTTGTGGTCGATGGGATTGATCAGGCCTCCTTTCAGACTCGACCCCTATGTTACCGGTTTGTTCTTTCAAATCGTCATTTATTCTTTTGGTATGGCTTATCGGAGTCAAAAAATTAATGTACAAATACAAAACGAACGCCTTAAAGCAGCTCAATCCCTGGCCGAAATACAACGCATGAGAGATCTGGATGAGGTCAAAACCCGTTTCTTTGCCAATATAAGCCATGAGTTCAGGACACCCTTGTCTTTAATACATGGGCCATTGCAGCAAGCCAAAAAGGCTTCTATTCATCCTGATGATCCCATCCTTATTGGGAATAGGGCCTACGACGTCATCAAAAAAAATATCAGCCGCCTCCAAAACCTTATCAATCAATTACTGGACCTTTCCAAAATGGAGAGTGGAGCTGTTCAACTTAAACTGCAGCAAGGAGGATTGATCCAATTTCTGCGCTCCCAGGTTTTTTCTTTTGAAAGTGTCGCAGAACAGTCAAATATTAGTTTGAATACACATTTTCCACAAGAGCTTCCAGAGGCGTATTACGATAAGGATAAATTGGAAAAAATATTGAACAACCTTCTTTCCAACAGTTTTAAATATACTTCTCCTGGAGGTGCAGTAAGTATTAATGTAAGCAATTCTGACACCATCCTGATTATTGAGATAAGCGATACAGGCAATGGCATGAGCAAAAAAGATGTCGACCGGATATTCGATAGATTTTATCGGGTGGAGGGAACTGAGGTGGAGGGATCAGGCATTGGCCTGGCCCTAACCAAGGAGTTAGTAGATCTATATAATGGTCAGATCAGCGTAAGGAGTGAAAAGGGTCGGGGTACTACCTTTAAAATCAGGATCCCCATTGCGCTTTCAGATTTACCCGGATCTGTGAAAATTGAAAAATACGCTAAAGAACTGGAACCTCTAAATGGAGTAGACCAAATGGAGTCTTTGAATGAAACAATGGCCTGCGAAGATGTAAGTGATGATGGTATGGAGGTTGTTCTGTTGGTTGAGGATAATAAAGACCTGTTGGATTTCATCTCTGAAGTCCTCTCCTCCAAATACAAAATTATAACTGCCAAAGACGGTCTTCAGGGACAGCGCATGGCCTTTGAACATATCCCTGATCTTATTATTTCTGATGTTATGATGCCAAAAAAAGACGGGTATGAGCTTTGTAATGCCCTGAAGAATAATATCAAGACCAGTCATATTCCAATTGTAATGTTGACCGCCAAAGCGGGACAGGCCAATAAATTAGCCGGTCTAACCCAGGGAGCCGACGCCTATTTAACCAAGCCTTTTGATTCGGATGAATTACTTCTGCGAGCTGAGAATCTCATTGCTTCACGAAAAAAGATATGGGAACATTTTAAGAATTTTGAACTGATGGAAGTCAAGGATTTAAAGCTAAGCTCAGTTGACGATACCTTTCTGCAAAAAGTAATCCAGGTGATAAAAGACAACATAGATAACGATCTGCTTTCTGTTGAAGACATCGCATCAAAAGTTGGTTTTAGTAGGGCACAATTGCATAGAAAACTAAAGGCCCTGACGAACAAGTCGGCAGGTCAACTGGTAAGCGAAATTCGAATGAACAAGGCCAGATCTATGTTGCAAAGTAAAGCAGGATCCGTTTCAGAAGTTGCCTATTCAGTTGGGTATTCAAATTTATCTTACTTCACCAAAAGTTTTAAAGAAAATTCGGAGTACTTCCCAGCAAGGTTTAAAATAAAAAAGCCACCATGTCTGGCGGCTTGTCTAATTTGGCTCCCCCTCTTGGGCTCGAACCAAGGACCCTCTGATTAA
- a CDS encoding cupin domain-containing protein has translation MDRKSFLTRLGGTAAVVLFPSNAVTAAIGHSPLKNKVKEKIITADEGAELMVLGNPQKHKVVGIDTDDQIFEWVDNLAPGSGIPPHIHTREDEIFRVLKGKVEIMVDNKSTILKEGDMAFAPKNIVHSWKVVGEEEAQMWVSAFPAGMEHMFQELSQMPEGKPDFDEVASICANYGITFV, from the coding sequence ATGGACAGGAAATCTTTTTTAACACGTCTGGGGGGAACGGCTGCAGTAGTATTATTTCCAAGCAATGCTGTAACGGCTGCTATAGGTCATTCACCTTTGAAAAATAAAGTCAAAGAAAAAATTATAACGGCTGATGAAGGTGCCGAATTAATGGTCCTCGGCAACCCCCAAAAACATAAAGTAGTTGGAATCGATACGGACGATCAAATTTTTGAATGGGTAGATAATCTCGCTCCGGGTTCCGGAATTCCTCCACACATCCATACCAGGGAAGACGAGATTTTTAGGGTCTTAAAGGGCAAAGTGGAGATCATGGTTGATAATAAATCAACAATACTGAAAGAGGGCGATATGGCCTTTGCTCCAAAAAACATTGTGCATTCCTGGAAAGTTGTTGGAGAAGAAGAGGCTCAGATGTGGGTCAGTGCTTTTCCGGCAGGGATGGAGCATATGTTCCAGGAATTGAGTCAGATGCCTGAAGGCAAGCCGGATTTCGATGAAGTTGCATCGATATGTGCCAATTACGGGATAACATTTGTATAA
- a CDS encoding CNNM domain-containing protein, whose amino-acid sequence MGLLLFYAFLAIFFSFLCSILEAVLLSVTPTFINVKKKSKKSFAPALETLKNDIDKPLIAILTLNTIAHTVGAILVGVQAKVAYAEIYGQQSRTFLGMEFTEDLMVGLVSTLMTILVLVASEIIPKTIGANYWKELANISTQILRGMVWVMQVTGLMWALQLFTRLIGKEHKGSVLSREDFTVMADLAEEEGVFEKSESKVIKNLLQFDEIMAKDIMTPRAVIKIAPENQTIEQFFENNPRLRFSRIPIHGETVDTITGFVLKDNVMEEIINENGKLRLVDIKRDILVTKRNTPIPQLFENFIRKREHIALVVDEYGSVSGLVTMEDVIETLLGLEIMDESDNVEDLQLMARRNWEERAKKTGIIE is encoded by the coding sequence ATGGGACTTCTACTTTTCTACGCATTCTTAGCCATTTTTTTCTCCTTCCTCTGTTCCATTCTGGAAGCGGTGCTCTTGAGTGTTACTCCCACTTTTATCAATGTAAAAAAGAAGTCGAAAAAGAGTTTTGCCCCCGCTTTGGAAACGCTTAAAAACGACATTGACAAACCCCTGATAGCCATCCTCACTTTAAATACCATAGCCCACACTGTTGGTGCCATTCTGGTTGGGGTACAGGCAAAGGTGGCCTATGCAGAGATATACGGGCAACAATCGCGCACCTTCCTTGGAATGGAATTTACCGAAGACTTGATGGTAGGTTTGGTATCCACCCTGATGACCATCCTGGTATTGGTTGCCTCCGAAATTATTCCCAAAACTATAGGAGCCAATTACTGGAAAGAACTCGCCAACATCTCCACCCAGATTCTAAGGGGTATGGTTTGGGTCATGCAGGTTACGGGTTTGATGTGGGCTTTACAGTTATTTACCCGACTTATAGGAAAAGAACACAAGGGGAGTGTCCTAAGCAGGGAGGATTTTACCGTGATGGCTGATCTGGCTGAAGAAGAAGGAGTCTTTGAGAAGTCAGAATCTAAGGTCATCAAAAACCTGTTACAGTTTGATGAGATCATGGCCAAGGATATCATGACGCCCAGGGCAGTGATCAAAATTGCTCCCGAAAATCAGACCATAGAACAATTTTTTGAAAACAATCCCCGACTTCGATTTTCAAGGATTCCAATTCACGGGGAAACTGTGGATACCATCACCGGATTTGTTCTTAAGGATAATGTGATGGAAGAAATTATCAACGAGAACGGAAAATTACGTTTAGTTGATATCAAACGGGATATTTTGGTAACTAAGAGGAATACTCCTATACCACAGCTCTTTGAGAATTTTATTAGAAAGCGGGAGCACATTGCCCTGGTAGTTGATGAATACGGCTCTGTAAGCGGCCTGGTCACTATGGAAGACGTCATAGAAACCCTGCTCGGACTTGAAATTATGGATGAGAGCGATAATGTGGAAGACCTGCAGCTCATGGCCCGGAGGAACTGGGAAGAAAGGGCCAAAAAGACAGGGATCATCGAATAA
- a CDS encoding ankyrin repeat domain-containing protein: MTSTNFTFSSFISNSGRLTFCMLILAGCFSSRKMTQQAATKNLVRATVFNKPQQVKKYIRKGGVVDQREPKRGWTPLLYAAEGGFYDVAEILLKNGADPNLRSTKDEVFPLQRAASNGYYALVEMLIKRGADVNEQDGLYRSTALMYASLKGHVDVVELLIANGALLNARGTRGESALFIAVSAEQVEIVEVLLKKGANKDRPNTYGQTCMKEAIVLNNQTIINLLNQY, encoded by the coding sequence ATGACCAGCACAAACTTTACATTTAGCAGCTTTATTTCAAATTCGGGAAGACTCACGTTTTGTATGTTGATCCTGGCCGGGTGTTTTTCTTCCCGTAAAATGACTCAGCAGGCTGCTACTAAAAACCTTGTAAGGGCTACAGTTTTCAATAAACCTCAGCAAGTAAAAAAATACATCAGGAAAGGAGGAGTGGTCGATCAAAGGGAGCCCAAAAGAGGATGGACGCCCTTGTTATATGCTGCAGAAGGCGGCTTTTATGATGTTGCAGAAATTTTATTAAAAAATGGGGCAGATCCGAACTTAAGGTCTACTAAAGATGAGGTATTCCCCTTACAGCGCGCGGCTTCAAACGGATATTATGCGCTTGTGGAGATGTTGATCAAACGAGGAGCAGATGTCAATGAACAAGATGGTCTATACAGGTCAACAGCTCTGATGTATGCTTCCCTGAAAGGGCATGTAGATGTAGTAGAATTATTGATCGCCAATGGGGCTTTACTGAATGCGAGAGGAACCCGGGGAGAATCTGCCCTGTTTATCGCAGTTTCTGCAGAACAGGTGGAGATTGTAGAGGTATTGCTGAAAAAAGGGGCCAACAAAGATCGACCAAATACTTATGGCCAGACCTGCATGAAGGAGGCTATTGTCTTGAATAACCAAACCATAATAAATCTTTTAAATCAATATTAA
- a CDS encoding WD40/YVTN/BNR-like repeat-containing protein, producing MPKSNLGKIGIAISPQQPDVLYAAIELDRTQGAVYRSEDRGSSWEKMSNTVSGGTGPHYYQELYASPHAFDRLYLMNVRILTSDDGGKTFVQLKEEDKHSDNHAIAFRPDDPDYLLVGTDAGIYESFDLAETWRYIKNLPLTQFYKVAVNNQKPFYHIFGGTQDNGSAGGPSRTDEPQGIRNAHWYKTLGADGHQSATDPEYNHIIYAETQQGGLHRVDLITGDRVFIQPQPRAGEPHERYNWDAPILVSPHKPSRLYFASYRVWKSEDRGDSWTPISGDLTRNEERITLPIMGKQQSWDNAWDVGAMSNYNTITSLSESPVTAGVIYAGTDDGFIQVTTDGGGNWNSIPVSRLGLPSRSFVNDIKADLFDENTVYVALDNHKEGDFSTYLYKSTDKGVSWRSIKGDLPQNTIIWRLVQDHVNKNLLFLGTENGIYTSMNGGVNWHKVPGSPTISFRDLVIQKEMNDLVGASFGRGFFVLDDYSALREITDASLKKEGALYSTRTAPWYVPKNVIGNTGADYYFAENPEFGAWFTYSLAEGFTSKSKARKDKEKDLEKRNASIPFPGWDALEEERREQDPKIWITIKDANNNVIRNVEGSSSKGINRVAWDLRHPSSRAIRPGQSSGGGSSWWNSGPLAMPGTYTATLSKEVDGVVTQLDGPITFQVEPLFESTLKGVSYEEYNAYISAYNEVATQESKISDVLNSSMDKVKAMKLALSRAPAAPGNTATRLHDLQQQLFAFEERLEGNKSRDEIGERNPPNAGDHLNVARRGLATTYGPTPLHKQNLELAKTMMASLYTEIRTIANSTIPQLEKELQRMGAPYIMGQGIED from the coding sequence TTGCCTAAATCCAACCTCGGAAAAATAGGGATCGCGATCTCGCCTCAGCAACCTGATGTGCTTTACGCGGCAATAGAATTGGATCGAACCCAGGGAGCCGTTTATCGCTCAGAGGACCGGGGTTCTTCCTGGGAAAAAATGTCAAATACCGTATCCGGAGGAACCGGGCCACATTACTACCAGGAGCTGTATGCGAGTCCCCATGCCTTTGATCGTTTGTATCTTATGAATGTCCGAATTCTGACCTCGGATGATGGAGGAAAGACCTTTGTTCAATTGAAGGAAGAGGATAAACATTCTGATAACCATGCTATCGCCTTCAGACCAGATGATCCTGATTACCTGCTTGTAGGAACAGATGCGGGTATTTATGAAAGTTTTGACCTGGCTGAAACCTGGCGCTATATCAAGAACTTGCCCCTTACCCAATTCTATAAGGTGGCCGTAAACAACCAGAAACCCTTCTACCATATTTTTGGTGGAACGCAAGACAACGGTTCTGCCGGAGGACCTTCAAGGACAGACGAGCCTCAAGGAATCCGAAATGCACATTGGTACAAGACCCTGGGAGCAGACGGCCACCAGTCGGCCACCGATCCCGAATACAACCACATCATCTATGCAGAAACCCAGCAGGGAGGACTGCATCGGGTAGACCTTATTACGGGCGACAGGGTATTTATTCAACCACAACCAAGGGCAGGAGAACCGCATGAGCGCTATAACTGGGATGCACCAATTCTAGTGAGTCCGCATAAACCCTCCCGACTCTATTTTGCTTCCTACCGGGTTTGGAAATCAGAAGACAGGGGAGACAGCTGGACGCCAATCTCTGGAGACCTTACCCGTAATGAAGAGCGGATTACCTTACCCATCATGGGGAAACAGCAAAGCTGGGACAATGCCTGGGATGTTGGGGCTATGTCTAATTACAATACCATTACTTCCCTTTCAGAATCTCCTGTGACTGCAGGGGTTATCTATGCGGGAACAGATGACGGCTTTATTCAGGTCACAACGGATGGCGGCGGCAATTGGAACAGCATTCCGGTTAGCAGACTAGGGCTGCCTTCCCGCTCATTTGTGAATGATATTAAAGCCGACTTGTTTGATGAGAACACGGTATACGTGGCTCTCGATAACCACAAGGAAGGAGATTTTTCTACCTATCTATACAAAAGTACCGATAAGGGCGTAAGCTGGAGATCCATCAAAGGCGACCTCCCGCAAAATACCATCATCTGGCGCCTGGTTCAGGACCACGTGAATAAGAACCTGCTTTTCCTCGGAACTGAAAATGGGATCTACACCTCAATGAACGGTGGGGTAAACTGGCACAAAGTACCCGGATCGCCAACCATCTCCTTTCGTGACCTCGTAATCCAGAAGGAAATGAATGACCTCGTTGGTGCCTCTTTCGGACGTGGATTTTTTGTGCTGGACGACTACAGTGCCCTGCGTGAAATTACCGACGCATCCCTCAAAAAGGAAGGGGCGCTTTATTCAACTAGAACGGCCCCCTGGTATGTGCCTAAAAATGTAATAGGCAACACCGGGGCAGATTACTACTTTGCTGAGAACCCCGAATTTGGGGCCTGGTTTACCTATTCCCTGGCAGAAGGATTTACTTCAAAATCTAAAGCGCGTAAGGATAAAGAGAAAGATCTGGAAAAAAGAAATGCTTCTATTCCTTTTCCGGGATGGGATGCCCTTGAGGAGGAACGACGGGAGCAGGATCCAAAAATCTGGATCACAATTAAGGATGCCAATAACAACGTCATCAGAAATGTGGAAGGAAGCAGTAGTAAAGGCATTAATCGTGTTGCATGGGATCTAAGGCACCCCAGTTCCAGGGCGATCAGGCCCGGGCAGTCTTCGGGCGGGGGCAGTTCCTGGTGGAACTCAGGTCCGTTGGCCATGCCGGGAACCTACACAGCAACGCTGTCAAAGGAAGTAGATGGAGTTGTCACACAACTGGATGGACCTATCACCTTTCAGGTTGAACCCTTGTTTGAAAGTACTTTGAAAGGCGTTTCTTATGAAGAATACAATGCCTATATCTCGGCATACAACGAAGTTGCAACCCAGGAAAGTAAAATCTCCGATGTTTTAAACAGCAGCATGGACAAAGTGAAGGCCATGAAGCTGGCCTTGAGCAGGGCTCCTGCTGCACCGGGAAATACAGCAACAAGGCTGCACGATCTGCAGCAACAACTGTTTGCTTTTGAAGAAAGACTGGAAGGTAATAAATCGAGAGATGAGATCGGGGAACGCAATCCGCCCAATGCAGGCGATCATTTGAATGTAGCCAGACGAGGTTTAGCTACTACCTACGGCCCCACTCCCCTGCATAAGCAAAATCTGGAGCTGGCAAAGACCATGATGGCCTCTTTGTATACAGAGATCAGAACTATTGCAAATTCTACGATTCCACAATTGGAAAAAGAATTGCAGCGGATGGGTGCGCCCTATATCATGGGACAGGGAATAGAAGATTGA
- a CDS encoding WD40/YVTN/BNR-like repeat-containing protein has product MKKGLLITLLFLFISQLAFSQRNRGKAADTDSKEDKLSLAGLKLRNVGPAFLSGRIADIALHPDDPSIWYVAVGSGGVWKTENSGTTWTPLFDKEVSYSIGCLTIDPNNPSTIWVGTGENVGGRHVAYGDGVYKSEDGGSSWKNMGLKASEHISEIIVHPENPDVIWVASQGPLWSKGGERGLFKSTDGGENWKKVLGGNEWTGVTDIMMDPRNPDRLYAATWQRHRTVAALMGGGPDSGLHRSEDGGRPGRS; this is encoded by the coding sequence ATGAAAAAAGGACTACTCATTACACTTCTATTTCTGTTTATCTCCCAGCTCGCATTTTCGCAACGAAACCGTGGGAAAGCTGCTGATACAGATTCCAAGGAAGACAAACTTTCCCTGGCCGGACTCAAGCTCAGGAATGTCGGACCGGCATTTCTTTCAGGTCGGATCGCAGATATTGCGCTCCATCCCGATGATCCCAGTATCTGGTATGTCGCCGTGGGCTCAGGAGGGGTATGGAAAACTGAAAATTCAGGTACCACATGGACTCCGTTATTCGATAAAGAGGTATCCTATTCCATTGGCTGCCTTACCATTGATCCCAATAACCCTTCCACCATATGGGTAGGAACCGGGGAGAATGTTGGAGGTAGACACGTAGCCTACGGGGATGGTGTCTACAAAAGTGAAGACGGGGGTAGCAGCTGGAAAAATATGGGCCTGAAGGCTTCAGAACATATTTCTGAGATCATTGTACATCCCGAAAATCCGGATGTGATCTGGGTGGCCTCACAAGGCCCGCTTTGGAGCAAGGGAGGTGAAAGAGGCCTTTTTAAATCCACAGACGGGGGAGAAAACTGGAAAAAAGTATTAGGTGGTAATGAATGGACCGGCGTGACTGATATTATGATGGATCCACGTAATCCGGACCGGCTCTACGCTGCCACCTGGCAGAGACATAGAACCGTAGCAGCCCTTATGGGTGGAGGCCCGGACTCCGGCCTGCACCGTTCAGAAGACGGGGGGAGACCTGGGAGAAGTTAA
- a CDS encoding DUF3575 domain-containing protein, with translation MKIAKVYWTGIFLLLLAGNQSLHSQTELKFNAASALLLIPNVGIEVPISERFSFQMDLSGSFWDSFDGKPLQFTQAFGEVRYYGKNDTSGFFFGANVGFGMFNLTKYGYDEDVYQSGRNYYIGASVGYKKRLSDRWALELFLGGGTSQATYRAYSQETRMRIDIPLDEDRNFNKSGEWIPYRGGLMLVYAL, from the coding sequence ATGAAAATTGCAAAAGTATATTGGACGGGGATTTTCCTGCTGCTATTGGCAGGAAATCAGTCACTTCACAGTCAGACAGAATTAAAATTCAATGCAGCCTCGGCCCTACTTCTGATTCCTAATGTAGGGATTGAAGTACCCATTTCCGAGCGCTTTAGTTTTCAGATGGATTTATCGGGATCATTTTGGGATTCCTTTGACGGCAAACCGTTGCAATTTACCCAGGCATTCGGGGAAGTTCGTTACTACGGCAAGAACGATACCAGCGGATTCTTTTTTGGTGCAAATGTCGGTTTCGGGATGTTTAATCTCACTAAATACGGATACGATGAGGATGTTTACCAGTCGGGCCGAAATTATTATATCGGGGCATCCGTAGGGTATAAAAAACGATTGTCAGATCGATGGGCTTTGGAGCTCTTTTTGGGTGGAGGCACTTCCCAGGCTACCTACAGGGCCTATAGCCAGGAGACCCGGATGCGGATAGACATCCCTTTAGACGAGGACCGCAACTTTAATAAAAGTGGCGAGTGGATCCCTTACCGTGGCGGACTCATGTTGGTTTATGCGCTATAG
- a CDS encoding GIY-YIG nuclease family protein — protein MYYVYVIQSGLDDSFYIGKTSNLEERLLFHNTPELNKGITKRKIPWKYFFILEIGDLRLAGKIENHIKRMKSRKYIQDLKKYPEITQKLIKKYS, from the coding sequence ATGTATTATGTATATGTTATCCAGTCAGGACTCGATGATAGCTTTTATATTGGAAAGACATCGAATTTGGAAGAAAGATTACTTTTTCACAATACACCAGAGCTAAACAAAGGGATTACAAAAAGAAAAATCCCATGGAAATATTTTTTCATACTGGAAATTGGGGATTTAAGATTAGCTGGTAAAATTGAAAATCATATCAAGAGAATGAAAAGCAGGAAGTACATACAGGATCTAAAGAAATATCCTGAAATTACACAAAAGCTTATCAAAAAGTATTCATAA